The proteins below come from a single Papaver somniferum cultivar HN1 chromosome 11, ASM357369v1, whole genome shotgun sequence genomic window:
- the LOC113325197 gene encoding uncharacterized protein LOC113325197 translates to MENLHEAIVREILYKLPVESILRCIQVCKTRRSLVRNAYFVNNHYLQQLRLLHHEQQLDVDNHHATKSNVSLGQIFLIEKGNFRFQYVDENWDCKTNNNIGHGRFQPFDRFYKKLLTTISDSDNNIYGYYLYPIGSCNGLVCFCFMYDCQHFMQVPFSLLTYPMFVCNPVTGEYVNLPRCGAKEKDFPIGIMSGIGYDYSNNVYKVVVAIHNMLELQLDTSYRLQVYTLGDVNGWRNIKIPYDISGECIHIEGSSFWIHGDRCNIDLTNEVFELLLVPPFHNPKDTYYKKLHILRNRLCVVLNHCQNLEIWSVKKRKRKSELSNNSSMVKKRRRKLELNNNSSSIEESTDCWSWIKELSIPLEGLGKFRYMS, encoded by the coding sequence ATGGAGAATCTCCATGAGGCGATAGTAAGGGAAATTTTATATAAATTACCAGTTGAATCGATTTTACGGTGCATACAGGTATGCAAGACTAGGCGAAGTCTGGTACGTAATGCTTACTTTGTCAATAATCACTATCTTCAGCAATTACGACTACTACATCATGAACAACAACTTGATGTTGATAATCATCATGCTACCAAAAGCAACGTCAGTCTAGGTCAAATTTTTTTGATCGAGAAAGGAAACTTCAGATTTCAGTATGTCGATGAAAACTGGGATTGTAAGACCAATAATAATATTGGTCATGGCCGTTTTCAGCCGTTTGACCGCTTTTACAAGAAACTGCTTACAACTATTAGTGATTCAGATAACAATATTTATGGTTATTACTTATATCCGATTGGATCGTGCAACGGTTTGGTTTGTTTTTGTTTCATGTACGATTGTCAGCACTTCATGCAGGTGCCCTTCTCGTTGTTGACATATCCTATGTTTGTCTGTAATCCTGTTACGGGAGAATACGTCAATCTTCCAAGATGTGGTGCAAAGGAGAAAGATTTTCCCATTGGCATTATGAGTGGAATTGGTTATGATTATTCTAACAATGTGTATAAGGTAGTGGTTGCAATACACAACATGCTGGAATTACAACTGGATACGTCTTATCGCCTACAGGTGTACACTCTTGGCGATGTTAATGGTTGGAGGAATATAAAAATTCCATATGATATATCAGGAGAGTGTATCCATATAGAGGGATCATCGTTTTGGATTCACGGAGATAGGTGCAATATTGATTTGACTAATGAAGTTTTTGAACTGCTCCTGGTACCACCTTTCCACAACCCTAAAGACACCTATTATAAGAAGCTGCACATATTGAGGAATCGTCTGTGTGTTGTTCTTAACCATTGCCAAAACTTGGAAATTTGGTCGGTAAAGAAGAGGAAAAGGAAGTCGGAGCTTAGCAACAACAGTAGTATGGTAAAGAAGAGGAGAAGGAAGTTGGAGCTTAACAACAACAGTAGTAGTATTGAAGAGAGCACAGATTGTTGGAGTTGGATCAAGGAGTTATCTATACCACTGGAAGGACTAGGGAAATTTAGATATATGTCCTAG
- the LOC113321139 gene encoding F-box/kelch-repeat protein At3g04660-like has translation MENLNEELVMEILYRLPVDSILQCILVCKTWRTLVRNTYFVNNHYLHQLQLLHEQQLDVDKLLDHHNTKSIVSLGQVFLIEKGNFRFQYFDETYDYENNHIGHDLLHPFDHFYKKLLTTFSDLRVQDNNDYYYFLYPIGSCSGLVCFCFMYNLREFRDVPFSLLTYPLFVCNPITGEYVNLPRCGAKEKDFPIGIMSGIGYDYFNNVYKVVVAIHNMQELELWPNRLQVYTLGEINGWRNIKIPYDISGASGECIHIDGSLFWMHRDCCNIVAFDLSNEVFVLLPQPPIYNPNGTHYKKLHILRNRLCVVLSRYPHLEIWTVKKRKKKLELNNNSSTLESTDCWSWIKELSMPLEGLGTSSYMSKNLIPVTVLNDGQVLLWDYARKALFLYDPRTTTTKKIVDNDVHKWDYVRSLPHMNSFASLKALGMNSKWI, from the coding sequence ATGGAGAATCTTAATGAGGAGCTAGTAATGGAAATACTGTATCGATTACCCGTCGATTCAATTTTACAGTGCATCTTGGTATGCAAGACTTGGCGAACTCTGGTACGTAATACTTACTTTGTCAATAATCACTATCTTCACCAATTGCAATTGCTTCATGAACAACAACTTGATGTTGATAAGTTATTGGATCATCATAATACCAAAAGCATCGTTAGTCTAGGTCAGGTTTTTTTGATTGAGAAAGGAAACTTCAGATTCCAGTATTTCGACGAAACATATGATTATGAGAACAATCATATTGGTCATGACCTTCTTCATCCGTTTGACCACTTTTACAAGAAACTTCTTACCACTTTTAGTGATTTAAGGGTTCAAGATAACAATGATTATTACTATTTCCTTTATCCAATTGGTTCGTGCAGCGGTTTGGTTTGCTTTTGTTTCATGTACAATCTTAGGGAATTCAGGGACGTGCCCTTCTCTTTGTTGACGTATCCTCTGTTTGTCTGTAATCCTATTACCGGAGAATACGTTAATCTTCCAAGATGCGGTGCAAAGGAGAAAGATTTTCCCATTGGCATTATGAGCGGAATTGGTTATGATTATTTTAACAATGTGTATAAGGTAGTGGTTGCAATACACAACATGCAGGAATTAGAATTGTGGCCTAATCGTCTACAGGTGTACACTCTTGGCGAAATCAATGGTTGGAGGAATATAAAAATTCCATATGATATATCAGGAGCATCAGGAGAGTGTATCCATATAGACGGATCATTGTTTTGGATGCACCGCGATTGCTGCAATATTGTGGCCTTTGATTTGAGCAATGAAGTTTTTGTACTGCTCCCGCAACCACCTATCTACAACCCTAATGGCACCCATTATAAAAAGCTGCACATATTAAGGAATCGTCTGTGTGTTGTTCTTAGCCGTTACCCACACTTGGAAATTTGGACGGTaaagaagaggaaaaagaagTTGGAGCTTAACAACAACAGTAGCACCTTAGAGAGCACAGATTGTTGGAGTTGGATCAAGGAGCTATCAATGCCCCTGGAAGGACTAGGGACATCTAGTTATATGTCCAAGAATTTAATACCAGTCACTGTTTTAAATGATGGTCAAGTCCTACTTTGGGATTACGCCAGAAAAGCGTTATTTCTATACGACCCGAGAACTACAACTACGAAAAAGATTGTTGATAATGATGTTCATAAATGGGACTATGTTCGTTCACTTCCTCACATGAACAGCTTTGCTTCACTAAAAGCCCTAGGAATGAATTCAAAGTGGATTTGA